A segment of the Cololabis saira isolate AMF1-May2022 chromosome 3, fColSai1.1, whole genome shotgun sequence genome:
aggataacgcgcAATATCATCTCacactggtttcttgaacatgacaatgatttCACTGaactcaaatggcctccacagtccCCAGATATTATTCCAAAAGAGCACTTTTGgaatgtggtggaacgggagagtcgcatcatggatgtgcagccgacaaatctgcatgatgccatcatgtcaatatgCACCATACTTTCTGAGGAAGGTTTCCAGAAtcttgttgaatctatgccacgAAGGATAAGGCAGTTCTGAAAGCAAAAAGGGGGCCAACCcagtactagcaaggtgtactTAATAAAGTGTCCGGTGAGTGTACTGTACCCTCTTTATCCTTCACCACCCTAACATGCTGCACATCCTTCCCATCTGTCTCTGCTTCACCAAGCTGTACTAATCAGCCTTACCCTCCTTACTGCCAACCTAGCATACAAGTCACCATATGTCCTTCATTTGGCCTTTGCTACCTCTACAATCACCCTGTACTCCTGTCTCCTCTCTTCCATCCCCTCAGTCTCCCACTTCTTTTTAGCTAGCCtcccacacacactcctgcacttCCTCATTCCCCACCTACTCTCCTCGTCTACCTCCCTCCCAGATGACACACCAAGTACTCTCCTGCATGTCTCCCTGATCACATTAGTTGTAGTTGTCAATTCATCTAACTCGCTCCAGaatttctccttctcctccaaCTCACACCCTACCTGTGGGGCATAACCACTGACAACATTTAACAACACACCTTCAATTTCCAGCTTTAGGCTCATCTGCTACTCTTTTAACCTCCAGAacattcctttttgttttgagaGCACTGTTCTTTAAATATTTCTGAGAATGGCTGACAGTGAATGATAGCTAAGAAGCAAGAAAAATCAGGAGTTTCCTTTACTGTTCAATATTTTAGAGTCTGGCCTTTGCTTGTGGTGTTTTACACTTTTGAACAAGTCCTCATTATATTTGCACCAAAATATTTCATCTTGAAGCCCATAGTACTTAGTCATTTGTCTTGTGCTGTGACTTGATGATTAAACAATTGTAACACCACACTGTTCCAATGCTGTGTAATAATTAAGCATCCTAGAATCACATTGAtctattatttaattttaataaaAGCACAGCAGCTACTGAATTGACTTTGTGCCATTAAGATACAATATACTAATCTTTTTATGTCGTACCAATTGGACGGCAAAACAAAGTTATCATTTAATTATTCTACTGGGAAATGTCCATGGCAAGTAAAAACACAATCATCACAAGCTTTCTTACCAGCATTTCCGCCCACGGGTATGGCTGTGGTGAAGAATACCTTTTCCACCTTTGGAGCTCCTTGATGTGGCTGTGAAGAAACATTTagcacaagttttatttttcttcctgaaTGTCCCACTGTCTCCTACTGGttgatgtatttgtgtgtgaagaaaagctaaataaattaaagctgcaagcagcgatgaacggtccctcgcgcgtgcaattttcaccaataaaggtcaaggagtcaaaactaagtccgatgacaccacccatgactctctatgtcaaaccattcaaaagttatggcagaaaataggaactatcaaatatggaccaatcagatgaaggggggggggcgcgctttttggcgtccatcgtcaccacggtaacgcttttgactgagaaaagtaatgcgcgtcgtcgcaggatcgagatgcacattttgatgtaacgTGCAACGtgcacctgggtgcacgttgcggttcgggccgtattaactgacgaagacatggcataaattgcgccaaaattacacaattaattcaaaatggtcgacttcctgtttggtttcggccatggcgcaaagagacttttctttaagttgcaacatgatacaggtgtgtaccgattttcgtgcatgtacgtcaaaccgtattgtggggcttgaggcaccaagttttctagggggcactgttgagccgttaggccatgcccattaatgcaaaccattaaatatcaaatttttcgccaggcctggcttgcgtgcaaaatttggtgacttttggggcacgtttagggggcaaaaaggccctcatttcgtcagaagaaaaatgaggaaaataaaaacgaggaaaacgagaacatctcctacagatacaatacggccttcgcactgtcagtgctcgggccctaacaaacTGTCCGAAGCGTTACTCACCGCTTGCTCGGGGTTCTGCTGGCTGTTGGCAGCACTGCTAAGGATCCACTGCAGGTTCTGGTCAGACATGACCAGGCTGGGCTGCAACAGGTTCTGAGTTGAAGATATCGTGATGGTGGCAGGAGACGTAGCCACACCAGGACCGGTGTTAGCTACAGGATTATTGGCCAAAGGCACGGGTTGAGCGACAGCTGCAAGAACATCTGTTGAGCCGGTCGCAgctacagcagcagcagcagcagcagcagcagcagcagccgggccTGGTGCTGCAGTGGTCAGTGCAGGAGCCACCGGAGGATGAGCAGagatgggtggggggggttgaGGACTGGTCTGAGTATCATTCTCTGAGTGCATGAATGTGGGCGGCAGTGCCACGTACTGCTGGGGGGTGACATGGTTTGATGCTTGGACAGAAGCCTGAGGCACATCAGGGATCTGCTGAGGCCCACTTAGCTGCATGAAAGGGGCAGGCTGTGTGGAGCTTACAGTCGGAGTGACAGTGGTAGCAGTGGGAGCTTGAGAGGAAAAGCTCTGACTGCGCTGCGAGCAAGCCGACATGACAGCAGCATTGTGGGAACAGGAAGATGAGGGCACGAGACTGACAGAGTAGGAGATGATAGAAGAGGCATCAGTGGCTCCTGCTTGAGCAGAGCACTCTAAGCTGAAGGGTTCACCAAGGTTCTCTGAGGAGGAGGATTAAAACTCAGTCAGGACAAGTGTTCAAATCAACTGAAGCAGTCAAGTTTAAaagaacatttcttttttttttttttaccgttcGGTTCAGCATCATCCTGGCTATTGCTATTATCAGGACTCTGAAACATGAGTTCAAATATTTTCACAGGAGTCACATTGTTGAGATCCAGGTTTTGAgcctgtaataaaaaaaaagataatttattGCCCTTATCAAATAAACAATGTCCTCATTTACTTTTAACTAAATCGAGGAACTTGTACTGTAGCAGTGTGATAACATGTTATGCAACACCTGACTTTAAATGTCAGTATCTATCAACATTTTATCAATTATCTTAGCAGACCCTCCAGATCTTCAAGCCAATGTGTTCAACAAAGATGAAGAAACATTTGCACTTACATTATTGATGTTCTCTCGTACCTCCGAGTCTGTAGAGATGAGGCTCAAGTCACTGAGGCACAGCGAGTGATTTGCATCCTGTAATTAGTAGAAAAATAGGTCATCAAGAAAACTCATCATGGCTCTGAAATCAGGAGataaaatgtacaaataaaGTAGAGGATGAGACTGAAGCATACATCATACAGTAAATGGATATCAAAATGTAGGTTTCCCATTAAAAAAGGTAAGCAGTCAGTATTGTCATGAGAGTGGGAATTTTAAGTTTGATACAACACCTACAGTACCGGTCACAACTATGGACACACCTACACTTTACTTCCCGTAAGTGTGCCACACTTAGTTGCTGAAGTACAcgaagggtaaaaaaaaaaaaaaatactctaCTTATGTGAgctaacccttgtgctgtctttgggtcaaaatgacccaattcttctatccttctttcctcctgccatgatctctccttccttcttcctttcctcttttcctccttttttaccctcctctactcctttttcttcctacctccctttcatcatttgttcctttattaccttctttgcttttcctgccttctttctttattttctccattccttccttcttcccttctttccttttctcccttccttccttcttccctcccttctttctctccttttctccattccttttctatccttccttcaatcttttctcccttctttccttccttccatcttttctcccttccttactccatttcctacttccttcttttctcctttctcccttccttccatcttttatcccttcattcctcccttccttcctccctttcttacttcgttccttctttctgccttccttccattcctctcttctttcctccctttcctacttccttccttccattcctctcttctttcctccctttcctacttccttccttctttccatcttttctcccttccttcattccttcttttctcccttcaccctcccttgacccaaagacagcacaagggttaaagtgaGCTTTCGTATAAAGCTGGGTAGTGAATTGTGAGGAAccacataaataaaaatgcaaaagaAAGTAATGCTGGCAGTCACGGACAAACGGCTCCCAGCTGCTGGTTTGTCTACAGTAGTACAACAAACAGAGGAAAAAACAGCCAAGTCTGGGTCAAACGCAAAGCCCTTGTGTCACTACGGTTTTCAGCTCTTTACTTCAAGGTGGTCATCAGAGAAATGTGATGCTCTGCCAGCACTGACTGTCACCACATGGCTTGTAGTGCGGTGTCTGGGCTACAGTAATGATGAATGCAACTGAAAAATGATACTGGTAATCTGGTGTGCACTGTGACTTACTTCAGAGTGTGGATGGGTGAGGGTGACGCTAAAACTCTGTCCTTTGTCGTGGCCCCGAATGTGACTCTTTAAACTGTACTGGCTGCTAAAAGTCTTCTCGCAGCCATCACTTGGACAGTTAAATGGCTTCTCCCCTACATAACAAAGATAAACATTCAGGACAAcacaaaatgagaaaaaaaaaagttgacaaTATATCATTCTTTGGTTTCACAGCTGCATGGAAAAAAAGACATGTAAGATCAAAACTGTTCTGTTATATTCTACACGAAATGTACCACAGAACTATTTAACGTCAACTGACTTCATGTCCTCGTTTTATATTAGGAGACAATGACTTTGATTTATGGAAAGCGCGTGCGCGCTGAGCCTACAGTTTGTTGTTCAAATTAttctgtgaaaggggcagaaATACATACCTGTGTGTGTCCGTACATGTGTTTTTAGATGATGACTTGCTGCAAAGGCTTTTCCACAGCCATCGTGATCACAcctgaaagacaaaaaaacgtcTCAAATTCAAACAATCAAGCACAAAACGAAGTGATGCCTTGTCGAAACGGTGTATTCCCTAATGCATGAACAGTGAAGCTATGGCCCTGCTATCTATGTGATAATATGAAGGAAAAATTGATAGCATGAATAGACACGCACAAGCATAGACACAGACTTTTACCACTGCTTTTGAGTGTCTATTACTTGAGTTTGCTTAACTTCAGCCAAGAACAGATTAAAGCTGTTGTCGTAATGGAAATACTCACCGAAACGGCTTCTCCCCCGTGTGTGTGCGAATGTGTTTCCTCAGGTCGCTGAGTGTGGTAAAGTACTTTGTGCATCCCTCCGATTCACAGTTGAAAGTCTTGCCTGTGTGAAGTCTCTGGTGTGCTTTTAGCCTGCAGAGACAATCAATTTGAGTTACACCACCAGGGGAgacacataaaaaaattaaaaaaaataaaacacagttgCTTTCTATTTCAAATTCCTGATCTACGGAGGGTTAACAAgtctaaaaacacatttacaatgATAGTTGATCTTTTCTTACTAACACTAGTGAGCCAGACAAGGAAAACAACTGACCAAAGTCCACATTTTGTTAGTGCTGATAGTCTGAAAGCATCTGGGTGTAAAAAGGAAGAGGAGAAAGCACATTAAAGCtatcaaaaagaaaatccatcTATGTGTGGCATGGGATGGTTGCCTGGGGCAACAGTCTTTGACAGAGCTGATGCTGATGGCACAGTTTCCATCAAGCCTGAGAAATGCTGCATCAGGAAGTGAACCAGTACAAACCAGTGAACCCTGATGTGGTCCATTTGACATTACTATAAAGTCTGCAGGGTAACATGCAGACTAGTATCT
Coding sequences within it:
- the mtf1 gene encoding metal regulatory transcription factor 1 gives rise to the protein MSENGPHTEAAMYFEVEVDQLERDEEENVAEPSSSSGRVYDRTTVLIERDPIRLDEEGEEEGHCGGDEDGGAFLNEGDGDEEEGSLVFMTDPDGMSQGYVHHTISPDQIQFTINPGSTPMPRNIEGATLTLHSECPETKQREVKRYQCTFEGCTRTYSTAGNLRTHQKTHRGEYTFVCNQQGCGKAFLTSYSLKIHVRVHTKEKPFECDVQGCEKAFNTLYRLKAHQRLHTGKTFNCESEGCTKYFTTLSDLRKHIRTHTGEKPFRCDHDGCGKAFAASHHLKTHVRTHTGEKPFNCPSDGCEKTFSSQYSLKSHIRGHDKGQSFSVTLTHPHSEDANHSLCLSDLSLISTDSEVRENINNAQNLDLNNVTPVKIFELMFQSPDNSNSQDDAEPNENLGEPFSLECSAQAGATDASSIISYSVSLVPSSSCSHNAAVMSACSQRSQSFSSQAPTATTVTPTVSSTQPAPFMQLSGPQQIPDVPQASVQASNHVTPQQYVALPPTFMHSENDTQTSPQPPPPISAHPPVAPALTTAAPGPAAAAAAAAAAAVAATGSTDVLAAVAQPVPLANNPVANTGPGVATSPATITISSTQNLLQPSLVMSDQNLQWILSSAANSQQNPEQAPHQGAPKVEKVFFTTAIPVGGNAGNSVQQIGLSLPVIIIKQEESCQCQCACRDSAKEKNAKTAPPVVPAPAPQQPPPEPPAPVEPPNQPATVPSPSCCIPKPSSKVGEVRLEPPSSSSSSSSTPQTFPTIVGGTATNPPPSDGLTSMDVSDFLSMQSPETAANIEALLLVADDFNMATDGDP